One genomic window of Glycine max cultivar Williams 82 chromosome 16, Glycine_max_v4.0, whole genome shotgun sequence includes the following:
- the LOC100789421 gene encoding non-specific phospholipase C4 produces the protein MSSSSGTSATPYPIKTIVVLVQENRSFDHMLGWMKSLNREIDGVTGLESNQVSTFDPNSNRVYFGDQSGFEEPDPGHTVEDVYEQVFGEPWSESSAANKLSPRMKGFAQNSAKQKKGSTAETVMNGYKPDLLPVYKELVKEFAVCDRWFASVPGPTQPNRLYVHSATSHGLTTQDTKKLIGGLPQKTIFDSLDENGFSFGIYYQYPPSTLFFRNLRKLKYIDNFHQFDLKFKKQCKEGKLPNYVVIEQRYFDLLSLPANDDHPSHDVAEGQKFVKEVYEALRASPQWNEMLFVIIYDEHGGFYDHVPTPVDGVPSPDDIAGPEPFKFQFDRLGVRVPTIIISPWIEAGKVLHEPSGPFPTSQYEHSSIPATVKKIFNLPQFLTKRDAWAGTLEDLLSLSTPRTDCPVKLPDPVKLREAASAEQQTQLSEFQEDLIYMAATLNGDHNKSIYHKLTENLTVSEAVKYCEDAFGTFLNECEKAKQSNRIDGSEIVYCARPHTAPQSKNFWHKMLSCILCN, from the exons atGTCTTCAAGTTCCGGTACTAGTGCCACGCCTTACCCCATCAAAACGATTGTCGTTTTGGTTCAAGAAAACCGTTCCTTTGACCACATGTTGGGTTGGATGAAGTCCCTCAACCGGGAAATTGACGGGGTCACCGGTTTGGAGTCAAACCAGGTTTCCACATTCGATCCAAACTCGAACCGGGTTTACTTCGGCGACCAGTCCGGGTTTGAAGAACCGGATCCAGGTCACACGGTTGAGGATGTCTACGAGCAAGTTTTTGGCGAGCCGTGGAGTGAATCCTCGGCGGCAAATAAACTGTCCCCGAGGATGAAAGGTTTTGCCCAAAATTCGGCAAAGCAAAAGAAGGGATCAACGGCGGAAACGGTGATGAATGGCTATAAACCGGATTTATTACCGGTTTACAAAGAGTTGGTTAAGGAATTTGCTGTTTGTGATAGGTGGTTTGCTTCGGTTCCCGGTCCGACCCAACCGAACCGGCTTTACGTGCACTCTGCGACGTCGCATGGATTGACCACACAGGACACGAAGAAACTTATTGGAGGCTTGCCACAGAAGACTATATTCGATTCTTTGGACGAAAATGGGTTCAGCTTTGGAATATATTATCAGTACCCGCcatccactcttttttttag AAATCTTAGGAAATTGAAATACATAGACAACTTTCATCAATTCGATTTAAAGTTCAAGAAACAGTGCAAAGAAGGGAAACTGCCAAACTACGTGGTGATTGAGCAAAGATACTTTGACTTGTTATCACTGCCAGCGAACGATGACCATCCATCCCATGATGTTGCTGAGGGGCAAAAATTTGTGAAAGAAGTGTATGAGGCACTAAGAGCTAGTCCccagtggaatgaaatgttgtttgtGATTATATACGATGAGCATGGCGGGTTTTATGATCACGTGCCAACCCCTGTGGATGGAGTGCCTAGCCCAGATGACATTGCTGGTCCTGAACCATTCAAGTTTCAGTTTGATAGACTTGGTGTTAGGGTTCCTACCATCATTATTTCTCCATGGATCGAGGCAGGAAAAG TGTTGCACGAACCTTCGGGGCCATTCCCAACATCACAGTATGAGCATTCATCAATACCAGCAACTGTTAAGAAAATATTCAATCTACCTCAGTTTTTGACAAAGCGAGACGCATGGGCTGGAACACTCGAAGATCTCTTATCTCTAAGCACCCCACGTACTGATTGTCCAG TGAAATTGCCTGACCCCGTCAAACTGCGAGAGGCTGCTTCCGCGGAACAACAAACGCAATTGAGTGAATTTCAAGAAGATTTGATATATATGGCAGCAACTCTAAATGGGGATCATAATAAGAGTATATACCACAAGCTAACTGAGAACTTAACTGTTTCGGAGGCAGTGAAATACTGTGAAGATGCATTTGGAACATTCTTGAATGAGTGTGAGAAAGCAAAACAAAGTAATAGAATTGATGGATCTGAAATTGTTTATTGTGCTAGACCGCATACGGCACCACAATCCAAAAATTTCTGGCACAAGATGCTGTCATGTATATTATGTAATTga